From a region of the Haloferax volcanii DS2 genome:
- a CDS encoding HNH endonuclease, whose translation MSRSDGYRTFPTSVRREILKRDDFQCQVCGRLGPERGGNIDLEAHHMREDPEYVYRDHADNGTTMCIPCHHLITHRTTADDLLFALDDVAAEVNLLYKDIEILVYLYEHGPATTSEIREATSGSARTSIIERLWTLMSVDRDVDSLDGPLIDKDLDTDEWGYPDDIGRTVRGRVPEGEEELVNRLRDELLRRLLDAGVNRSTLALFFGRSRRATFYIAKRAGAIRVPFDDESHPDALMDEDEFDRVVDGMERLFRGSDRSR comes from the coding sequence ATGAGTCGTAGCGACGGGTACCGAACCTTCCCGACGAGCGTTCGGAGAGAAATCCTGAAGCGGGACGATTTCCAGTGCCAGGTCTGCGGACGCCTCGGCCCCGAGCGCGGCGGGAACATCGACCTCGAAGCGCACCACATGCGGGAGGACCCCGAGTACGTATATCGGGACCACGCGGACAACGGCACGACGATGTGCATCCCGTGTCACCACCTGATCACCCACCGGACGACGGCCGACGACCTCCTGTTCGCCCTCGACGACGTCGCCGCCGAGGTCAACCTCCTGTACAAGGACATCGAGATCCTCGTGTACCTGTACGAGCACGGCCCCGCGACGACGAGCGAGATCCGCGAGGCGACGAGCGGTTCCGCCCGGACGTCGATCATCGAGCGGCTCTGGACGCTGATGTCCGTAGACAGAGACGTCGATTCCCTCGACGGGCCGCTCATCGACAAAGACCTCGACACGGACGAGTGGGGGTACCCCGACGACATCGGTCGGACCGTCCGCGGACGCGTCCCCGAGGGAGAAGAGGAGTTAGTCAACCGGTTGCGGGACGAACTGCTCCGGCGGCTCCTCGATGCAGGCGTGAACCGATCGACCCTCGCGCTGTTCTTCGGTCGTTCTCGGAGAGCCACCTTCTACATCGCCAAGCGGGCCGGAGCGATCCGGGTCCCGTTCGACGACGAGTCTCACCCGGACGCGCTGATGGACGAAGACGAGTTCGACCGGGTGGTCGATGGGATGGAACGATTGTTCAGGGGTAGCGACCGGTCGAGATGA